The DNA window GACCAGACATGGTTTGCAGATTATTCAAGGCAAAGTTAGACATACTCATCAAAGATATCCAGAAGAATAGAATTTTTGGTACATCAAGGGCAGGTAATACTCCAAACCCGCACTTTTCGTGGGAAAATGTTAACTACTTCAATCCATTTTAATACTATCATACTTAATGCATATTTATTATTGCAGTTATATATACTATTGAGTTTCAGAAGCGTGGATTACCCCATGCACACATACTACTATTTCTTGCACAAGAGCATAAATTCCCTGGTCCTGATGATATAGACAATATTATATCAGCAGAAATTCCAGATCAGACTCTGGATCCAGAATACTATCAGGCAGTTAAGGCTTTTATGATGCATGGACCCTGTGGAATTGCAAACAAAAATTCACCTTGCATGGAGAACGGTGTTTGCACCCGACATTTTCCTAAAAAATTCGTAGAGTTTACCACCATCGATCAAAATGGATATCCACTTTATAGACGTCGAAATGACGGTCATACCATTGAGGTTTCAGGTATTCATTTGGATAATCGGTATGTTGTGCCACATAATAAGTTCTTATTAATGAAGTATGGTGCCCATATCAATGTTGAATGGTGCAATCAATCAAGATCGATAAAGTATCTTTTTAAGTATGTTAACAAGGGAAGTGATCGAGTCACAGCTTCTTTTTATTCAACTTCAACGCTTCCCAATTCTAATTCAATCATAGATGAAGTGAAAATGTATTATGATTGTCGGTATATCTCTCCATGTGAATCTGCTTGGAGAATATTTGCATTTGATATTCACTATAGAAGACCTTCAGTTGAACGGTTAAGCTTTCACTTGCCCGATGAACAACCAGTTATCTTTGAAGATCAAGACAATTTGCAAAGAACTGTTGATAAAGCAACAATTAAAGAATCCATGTTCATAGCTTGGTTTCAAGCAAACACAGACTATGATGCAGCTAGACAATTAACTTATAACAATTTTCCAACTGAATTTGTTTGGAAACGCAGCCTGAGAATATGGGAGCCAAGGAAAACAAACACTGTTATTGGTAGACTATTCTTTATCCCTCCATCTGCAGGTGAATTATACTATTTAAGAATGTTACTCAACATTGTTAAAGGGCCAAGAAGCTATGAAGAACTTCGGTCTTTCAATGGTGTTGTTTATCCTACattcagagatgcatgttacGCGCGTGGGTTACTTGATGATGATCAAGAATACATTGATGCTATTGAAGAAGCAAGTCACTGGGATTCtgaatattatttgaaaaagttGTTCGCAACTCTTTTGTGGTCAAATTCAATGACTCGGCCTGAAGTAGTTTGGCAGAGATGTTGGACTTTACTTTCAGATGGGATACTACATAGTCATATAACTATGTTCAATTTACCTGGTTTGAACTTATTCATTAATATCTACATTTGTTTTGCTACAACTTTCTTCATCAAATGTCCACATGATATCATTTATTATATTGATATTAATATGAAAATTGTTGAAACTTTTTAGCAAATATAAATGTCACAATGTACAATTAAATGTCTTAaggtgtttttatttttctaatactcattttcaattttaattgcAGATTTGGTTTTATCAGACGATGAATTATCAGAACTTACTCTAATAGAGATTGAACAAATACTTAACAGCAATGGCAAAACACTTCGAGAATATGCAACAATGCCATTTCCCAACATGGATAACATCCACAGCATGAGACGTGGCTCTTTGCAAAACAAATTAATATTAGATGAACTCCGCTATGATCGAGTTATGTTGGCTGAGCAACACAAGCAATTTTTATCACAAATGACAATAGAACAAAAATATGTATATGACCAAATCCTTCAAGCTGTCAATTCAGATTGTGGTAAAGTTTTCTTCTTATATGGGTACGGAGGTACAGGAAAGACTTTCGTTTGGAATACTATCTCAGCTGCTCTTAGATCAAAGGGTCAAATTGTCTTAACAGTTGCTTCAAGTGGAATAGCTTCACTCTTGCTACCTGGAGGAAGAACAGCTCATTCCAGGTTTGCAATCCCCCTAACTCCTGATGAATATTCCACCTGTAATATAAAACAAGGAAGCCCACTAGCTGAGTTAATTTTGGCAACCAAACTTATTATTTGGGATGAAGCACCAATGATGAATAAGTTTTGCTTTGAAGCACTAGATCGAACTATGAGAGACTTGCTTCAGCACACAAATCATTCAAGTTTACGGTTGCCATTTGGGGGAAAAACAGTCGTCTTTGGTGGTGATTTTAGGCAAATCCTCCCAGTGATAACAAAGGGATCTAGACAAGATATTGTTAATGCATCGATTAATTCCTCTTATCTATGGCATGAATGCAAGTTATTAACTTTAACTCAGAATATGAGATTAAGGGCTTCAATAGAAGATGAAAGCGTCAAAGAACGAAAAGAATTTGCACAGTGGATCCTTGATTTAGGAGATGGAAAGCTTGCTCATTCAGAAGATGGATACAGCATGGTCTCTATACCACCTGAACtcttaattacaaattttgatGACCCAATTCATGCAATCGTTGAAGCTATATATAGTGACTACCTAAACGATCCCACAGAGTTCAGGAATTTGCATGGCCGTGCTATTTTGGCTCCAACAATCAACGTTGTTGAACAGGTTAATGATTATATGCTAGCtttaaatgaaaatgaaaaaaaaagtttatctCAGCTCTGATTCACCTTCCTTTAAAGAAGGAGCAGCAGACAGTGTGGCATCAATGCATATTCCAGAACTTTTGGCAACTCTTGAATCTCCTAGACTTCCAAATCATGAGCTTTGCTTTAAGCAAGATTGTCCTGTGATGCTTATTAGAAATATTGATCATTTAGCAGGCCTTTATATATAATAGTACTAAATTAGTTATCACAAGGCTTGGCAATAAAGTTATTGAAGCAGAAGTCTTATTAGGATCTAACATTAGTGAAAAGGTTTTCTTACCTACGATGACATTAACTCCTTCGCATACAAAACTCCATTTAAGTTTCAACGAAGGCAATTNNNNNNNNNNNNNNNNNNNNNNNNNNNNNNNNNNNNNNNNNNNNNNNNNNNNNNNNNNNNNNNNNNNNNNNNNNNNNNNNNNNNNNNNNNNNNNNNNNNNNNNNNNNNNNNNNNNNNNNNNNNNNNNNNNNNNNNNNNNNNNNNNNNNNNNNNNNNNNNNNNNNNNNNNNNNNNNNNNNNNNNNNNNNNNNNNNNNNNNNNNNNNNNCTTATTAGAACTTCCTATTTCTTTAGATGATATGTCATGTTGGtcttaaaattatattacttgaatAGTTAAACTTACCAGCtgcaaaaaattcataaaaaacattgtaaaaatatttaataaagccaaaaccaataaaaaatattgcaaAAAGAATTCATTCCATGTCTATCATTTTGTCATGACTTCTATTAGTTATTATGATTTgcataaatgatttttttagatgGTATGTCATGTTGGTCTTAAAATTGTGTTACTTAAATAGTTAAACTTAACAGctgcaaaaaaaattcataaaaaacatTGTCAAAATACCTAATAAAgccaaaaccaataaaaattattgcaaaaaaaattcattccgtGTCTATCATTTTGTCATGACTTCTATAAGTATTACGATAAGTTAAAAATCGATATTTTAACTTCATATTGATGATAGAATGATGTTTCCCATTAATATTGGAGCTGGGTATGTTATCATTAGTTGTGGAAGATAGCGACAAACAAATCAGATGGTCAGATTTAGGAAACAAAAAATCGGACCTTCCTATTTGGATTTTCTGAATTTCTGAAATTCTTTTTCACAAAATCTACCCTCATATTTGGattctttcaatttttcaaaattctttcacAAAACCTATTCTCAGATTTAGGTTTTCTGCaactttattttcctttttagaAAACCTACCCACCGATTTGTTTACcctttaaatttataaaaaataatgacccTGCATAAATCGGAggttcaattttattttctcataaatttgaatttacttTGTCAAAAATTGGACATTCGATTTTTTCGTGccagccaaatttgagcctccGATTTGCAAttggaaattaaaaaaaatccatattAATAACAAACATCACTATTCCATAACTGAGAATAACACATGCTCATTTTCTTTTACTAAAAAATTGAGCCTTTAAAATTACCTAACCTTAAGCCTTTTAAACTACTCAGTTTTTACCCACTTGCTAAAATTGATGTAATCGATGAAATTAAAAATACCTCCGCCCATATTTTCTTTCCATGAGATATCCATTTAAGAGTACATATCTGATAGATATTTAACAACAATCATATCTCTATTACAAGTTGGCTTACAAATAATAACTACCTTATTTTTCTTTAGCAGATCATGGAATGAGTTATTTATCAAACCCCAATCTACAGAACTACAATATTGAGAGGCAAAATGAATCATATGCAGAAGAGAATCAAGGTAAAATTGTGTTGTTTAAGTAGTTATCAATTTCATGTCAtgtttaaattgaattaaattaaaaagtgggGAACATTTTTCAACTTTGTTTCGGTTCACACATACAAATAGTTAACTTGCTACCTTCTGCCTTACTAACAAAATcataatattacattacaggagAACCAGACCAGCAGCACGATATTCATAATGACTCAGAACCAATCCCACACGGTTAATAGTTAAAAGAATTATTCCCgcttttttcaaaatagctCTATAGAATTTCAAACTCACTATATTTTTCATATCACAGGTTATCTAGACCTTGGAGATCCGAATTTCAAATGCCGACATTGTGGAGCTGAGTTTTGGTATCAAGAACGAATTAACAAAAACTATAATGCAAGGATTCCAACTTTCACTTTGTGTTGTCGTCAGGGCCAAGTTGAATTACCTAGACTACAGGAGGCGCCTCAAATATTGAATGATCTAATTTTTGGTTGTGATGCAAAGGCTAATCACTTTCAAAAAAATACGCGCACATACAATAGTATGTTTGCTTTTACTTCATTGGGTGGCAAAATAGATAGATGTATTAACCACACGAGGGGTCCTCCTACATTTATATTACATGGtcaaaattatcatttaatggGAAGCTTATTACCAGAAGAGGGAAGTTCAGCAAAATTTGCACAACTTTACATCTATGATACACAAAATGAGATCAAGAATCGCAGTTCCATTCTTAGGTATTAATTTAGTATTACTTCAATCTTGCCTCTATTTATTAAGCTTTATTTGATAGTGAGCATAAttattaaacaacaacaaattcttTTTGACAGCTCTGGCAACAAAACCAACCAATGGAATTTGGAGATCATATCTGATGTTATTGAAATGCTGGATCAACATAACGTTCTTGCAAAAAGTTTTCGCATGGTAAGAGACGTAATCAGAACTAATCCACAAACTAATGTTCGTTTACGTCTTATTGGGAAAAGGGGCAAAGATGGAAGGCGATATAATCTACCATCTGTTGATGAGGTTGCAGGTTTAGTTGTTGGAGATTTTGACTCAAATACAAAAGAAAGAGATATTATTGTCGAAACAAAATCTGGCCAACTTCAACGAATTTCAGAACTCAACCCATCATATTTAGGATTACAATATCCTTTACTATTCCCTTATGGTGAAGACGGCTGGAGAGAAAACATCCTTTTAAACAAATTGCCGAAAAATTCTACACAGGAAAGCTCCTACGTTAGCATGAGGGATTTTTTCGCATTTAGAATTCAGCATAGATCAAGTCGTGAAGGTGTTTTGTTGTATTCTCGACGACTTTTTCAACAGTTTTTAGTTGATGCATTCTCAATGGTTGAAGCGGCTAGACTTAAATATGTATACTCAAAGCAAAGACAATTCAGAGCTGAAATCTATAAAGGTCTAAAAGATGCAATTATGAACGGTGAAACTGAGGCATCATCACTAGGTAAGCGCATTGTTTTACCTGCAACATTCACAGGGGGACCACGATATATGATTCAGAATTACCAAGATGCAATGGCAATTTGTAGATCAATTGGTTATCCAGATTTATTTATAACAGTAACTTGCAACCCACAAT is part of the Arachis duranensis cultivar V14167 chromosome 1, aradu.V14167.gnm2.J7QH, whole genome shotgun sequence genome and encodes:
- the LOC107487888 gene encoding uncharacterized protein LOC107487888, encoding MTEANMVGYKLGIVEFESQPSVTNYKQNINLIIQGSEEALCNHSTIENLTNNDKELQSINGQKPSAVNRTQVSNVTFDPSFEFNNGRPGLQPDHGMSYLSNPNLQNYNIERQNESYAEENQGEPDQQHDIHNDSEPIPHGYLDLGDPNFKCRHCGAEFCSGNKTNQWNLEIISDVIEMLDQHNVLAKSFRMVRDVIRTNPQTNVRLRLIGKRGKDGRRYNLPSVDEVAGLVVGDFDSNTKERDIIVETKSGQLQRISELNPSYLGLQYPLLFPYGEDGWRENILLNKLPKNSTQESSYVSMRDFFAFRIQHRSSREGVLLYSRRLFQQFLVDAFSMVEAARLKYVYSKQRQFRAEIYKGLKDAIMNGETEASSLGKRIVLPATFTGGPRYMIQNYQDAMAICRSIGYPDLFITVTCNPQWEELKRYCKENNLKPEDRPDMVCRLFKAKLDILIKDIQKNRIFGTSRAVIYTIEFQKRGLPHAHILLFLAQEHKFPGPDDIDNIISAEIPDQTLDPEYYQAVKAFMMHGPCGIANKNSPCMENGVCTRHFPKKFVEFTTIDQNGYPLYRRRNDGHTIEVSGIHLDNRYVVPHNKFLLMKYGAHINVEWCNQSRSIKYLFKYVNKGSDRVTASFYSTSTLPNSNSIIDEVKMYYDCRYISPCESAWRIFAFDIHYRRPSVERLSFHLPDEQPVIFEDQDNLQRTVDKATIKESMFIAWFQANTDYDAARQLTYNNFPTEFVWKRSLRIWEPRKTNTVIGRLFFIPPSAGELYYLRMLLNIVKGPRSYEELRSFNGVVYPTFRDACYARGLLDDDQEYIDAIEEASHWDSEYYLKKLFATLLWSNSMTRPEVVWQRCWTLLSDGILHSHITMFNLPDLVLSDDELSELTLIEIEQILNSNGKTLREYATMPFPNMDNIHSMRRGSLQNKLILDELRYDRVMLAEQHKQFLSQMTIEQKYVYDQILQAVNSDCGKVFFLYGYGGTGKTFVWNTISAALRSKGQIVLTVASSGIASLLLPGGRTAHSRFAIPLTPDEYSTCNIKQGSPLAELILATKLIIWDEAPMMNKFCFEALDRTMRDLLQHTNHSSLRLPFGGKTVVFGGDFRQILPVITKGSRQDIVNASINSSYLWHECKLLTLTQNMRLRASIEDESVKERKEFAQWILDLGDGKLAHSEDGYSMVSIPPELLITNFDDPIHAIVEAIYSDYLNDPTEFRNLHGRAILAPTINVVEQVNDYMLALNENEKKSLSQL